One segment of Streptomyces bathyalis DNA contains the following:
- the manA gene encoding mannose-6-phosphate isomerase, class I, producing MDRLINTVRPYAWGSTTAIPEFLGRPPSGEPQAELWMGAHPGAPSKLGRAGGEQALTGVIAADPEGELGPQTVRAFGPRLPFLLKLLAAASPLSLQVHPDLEQARQGFADEEARGVPVNAPERNYKDANHKPELICALTDFDGLCGFRRATEAADLLAALDVDALKPYVDILRASPESEALREVLTAVLTADPEEIAGTVEKAARASARLAAGAGTDGADASAEARAYAVCASLAHHYPGDPGVIAAMLLNHVTLRPGEALYLGAGVPHAYLSGLGVEIMANSDNVLRSGLTPKHVDVPELLRIVRFEPGEPAVLRPEAGPGGEERYEVPIDEFRLSRFVIAPGAAVGPLEALTPQILLCTGGHVVLRGDASRGEGQLALERGQSAYVPAGERVDVTGEGTLFRATVAV from the coding sequence ATGGACCGCCTCATCAACACAGTCCGGCCCTACGCCTGGGGCTCCACGACAGCCATCCCGGAGTTCCTCGGCAGACCGCCGAGCGGCGAGCCCCAGGCCGAGCTGTGGATGGGCGCACATCCGGGAGCTCCCTCGAAGCTGGGCCGCGCCGGCGGCGAGCAGGCTCTGACGGGAGTCATCGCGGCTGATCCGGAAGGGGAGTTGGGGCCGCAGACCGTACGGGCCTTCGGTCCGCGGCTGCCGTTCCTGCTGAAGCTGCTCGCGGCCGCGTCGCCGCTGTCGCTCCAGGTGCACCCCGATCTGGAGCAGGCGCGGCAGGGCTTCGCCGACGAGGAGGCGCGCGGCGTCCCCGTGAACGCACCGGAGCGCAACTACAAGGACGCCAACCACAAGCCCGAACTGATCTGCGCGCTCACGGACTTCGACGGTCTGTGCGGCTTCCGTCGCGCGACGGAAGCCGCGGATCTGCTCGCAGCGCTGGACGTCGACGCGCTCAAGCCGTACGTGGACATCCTGCGGGCGAGCCCCGAGAGCGAAGCGCTGCGCGAGGTGCTGACCGCGGTGCTCACCGCGGACCCGGAGGAGATCGCCGGGACCGTCGAGAAGGCGGCAAGGGCCTCGGCACGGCTCGCTGCCGGCGCCGGCACGGACGGGGCCGACGCAAGCGCCGAAGCCCGTGCGTACGCCGTGTGCGCCTCGCTCGCCCACCACTACCCGGGCGACCCGGGCGTCATCGCCGCCATGCTGCTCAACCACGTGACCCTGCGCCCCGGAGAGGCCCTCTATCTGGGCGCCGGAGTACCGCACGCGTATCTGAGCGGACTCGGCGTGGAGATCATGGCCAACTCCGACAACGTGCTGCGCAGCGGGCTGACCCCCAAGCACGTGGACGTACCGGAACTGCTCCGCATCGTCCGCTTCGAGCCCGGCGAACCGGCCGTCCTGCGTCCGGAAGCCGGTCCCGGCGGCGAGGAGCGCTACGAGGTGCCCATCGACGAATTCCGCCTCTCCCGCTTCGTGATCGCTCCGGGCGCGGCGGTCGGTCCGCTCGAAGCGCTCACTCCGCAGATCCTTCTGTGCACCGGGGGTCACGTCGTGCTGCGCGGCGACGCGAGTCGGGGAGAGGGCCAACTGGCCCTGGAACGTGGGCAATCCGCCTACGTACCGGCGGGCGAACGGGTCGATGTGACGGGTGAAGGTACGCTCTTCCGGGCCACCGTGGCTGTCTGA
- a CDS encoding cation diffusion facilitator family transporter, whose protein sequence is MSASGGSKAIIAALGANLAIAAGKFVAFVFSGSSSMLAESVHSLADSGNQALLLLGGKKAKKEANEEHPFGYGRERYIYGFLVSIVLFTIGGVFALYEGYEKIKHPHELESWYWPVGVLVFAIIAETLSFRTAIKESNEVRASMTWTQFVRRAKAPELPIVLLEDLGALVGLVLALFGVGAALATGNGVWDGIGTLCIGVLLVVIAIVLAAETKSLLLGESADPVEREKIRAALVDGDTVTRIIHMRTLHLGPDELLVAAKVAVQHDDTAAEVARAIDAAEDRIRESVPSARVIYLEPDIYRPAASSASS, encoded by the coding sequence ATGAGTGCATCAGGCGGTTCGAAGGCGATCATCGCCGCGCTGGGCGCCAACTTGGCGATCGCAGCGGGCAAGTTCGTGGCCTTCGTCTTCAGCGGCTCGTCCTCCATGCTCGCGGAGAGTGTGCACTCCCTCGCCGACTCGGGGAACCAGGCACTGCTGCTGCTCGGCGGAAAGAAAGCCAAGAAGGAGGCGAACGAGGAGCACCCCTTCGGCTACGGCCGCGAGCGGTACATCTACGGATTCCTCGTCTCCATCGTCCTGTTCACCATCGGCGGCGTCTTCGCCCTCTACGAGGGATACGAGAAGATCAAGCACCCGCACGAGCTGGAGAGCTGGTACTGGCCGGTGGGTGTGCTGGTCTTCGCGATCATCGCGGAGACGCTCTCGTTCCGTACGGCCATCAAGGAGTCCAACGAGGTCCGCGCGTCGATGACTTGGACCCAGTTCGTACGCCGCGCCAAGGCGCCCGAACTGCCCATCGTCCTCCTCGAGGACCTCGGCGCGCTCGTCGGACTGGTCCTCGCGCTCTTCGGCGTCGGCGCCGCCCTTGCGACCGGGAACGGCGTCTGGGACGGCATCGGCACGCTGTGCATCGGGGTGCTGCTTGTCGTGATCGCGATAGTGCTGGCAGCGGAGACCAAGTCGCTGCTGCTGGGGGAGTCCGCCGATCCGGTCGAGCGCGAGAAGATCCGCGCCGCCCTCGTCGACGGCGACACCGTGACGCGCATCATTCACATGCGGACCCTGCATCTGGGCCCCGACGAGCTGCTGGTCGCCGCGAAGGTGGCGGTGCAGCACGACGACACCGCGGCGGAGGTCGCGCGAGCGATCGACGCTGCCGAGGACCGCATCCGCGAGTCGGTGCCGAGCGCGCGTGTGATCTATCTCGAGCCGGACATCTACAGGCCCGCGGCATCCTCCGCGTCGAGCTGA
- the ahcY gene encoding adenosylhomocysteinase produces MTTTSNGQDFKVADLSLAAFGRKEITLAEHEMPGLMAIRKEYAADKPLAGARVTGSLHMTVQTAVLIETLTALGAEVRWASCNIFSTQDHAAAAAVVGPNGTPDNPQGVPVFAWKGETLEEYWWCTEQALTWPGASTGGPNMILDDGGDATLLVHKGVEYEKAGAAPAVDTAENDEHRVVLELLNRTLRESPQKWTQLASEIRGVTEETTTGVHRLYEMHQDGSLLFPAINVNDSVTKSKFDNKYGCRHSLIDGINRATDVLIGGKTAVVFGYGDVGKGCADSLRGQGARVLITEIDPICALQAAMDGYQVVTLEDVVETADIFITTTGNKDIIMASDMARMKHQAIVGNIGHFDNEIDMAGLAEIKGIVREELKPQVHTWTFPDGKVLIVLSEGRLLNLGNATGHPSFVMSNSFANQTIAQIELFTKTDAYPTDVYVLPKHLDEKVARLHLDALGVKLTTLRKDQADYIGVPVEGPYKPDHYRY; encoded by the coding sequence ATGACGACGACCTCCAACGGCCAGGATTTCAAGGTCGCGGACCTTTCCCTTGCGGCCTTCGGCCGCAAGGAGATCACCCTGGCCGAGCACGAGATGCCCGGCCTGATGGCGATCCGCAAGGAGTACGCCGCTGACAAACCCCTCGCAGGGGCCCGCGTCACGGGGTCCCTCCACATGACCGTGCAGACGGCCGTCCTGATCGAGACCCTGACGGCGCTGGGCGCCGAGGTCCGCTGGGCGTCCTGCAACATCTTCTCCACGCAGGACCACGCCGCCGCGGCTGCGGTGGTCGGTCCCAACGGCACCCCGGACAACCCGCAGGGTGTCCCGGTCTTCGCCTGGAAGGGCGAGACGCTGGAGGAGTACTGGTGGTGCACGGAGCAGGCCCTCACGTGGCCGGGCGCCTCCACCGGCGGACCGAACATGATCCTCGACGACGGCGGCGACGCGACGCTCCTCGTGCACAAGGGCGTCGAGTACGAGAAGGCCGGCGCCGCTCCCGCCGTCGACACGGCGGAGAACGACGAGCACCGTGTTGTCCTGGAGCTGCTGAACCGCACCCTGCGGGAGAGCCCGCAGAAGTGGACCCAGCTGGCCTCCGAGATCCGTGGTGTGACGGAGGAGACCACGACCGGCGTGCACCGTCTGTACGAGATGCACCAGGACGGGTCGCTCCTCTTCCCGGCGATCAACGTCAACGACTCCGTCACGAAGTCGAAGTTCGACAACAAGTACGGCTGCCGTCACTCGCTGATCGACGGGATCAACCGGGCCACGGACGTCCTGATCGGCGGCAAGACCGCCGTGGTCTTCGGCTACGGCGACGTCGGCAAGGGCTGTGCGGACTCGCTCCGCGGCCAGGGCGCCCGCGTCCTGATCACGGAGATCGACCCGATCTGCGCGCTCCAGGCCGCGATGGACGGCTACCAGGTGGTGACCCTCGAAGACGTCGTCGAGACGGCGGACATCTTCATCACCACCACGGGCAACAAGGACATCATCATGGCGTCCGACATGGCCCGGATGAAGCACCAGGCGATCGTCGGCAACATCGGTCACTTCGACAACGAGATCGACATGGCCGGCCTCGCCGAGATCAAGGGCATCGTCAGGGAAGAGCTCAAGCCGCAGGTGCACACCTGGACCTTCCCCGACGGCAAGGTGCTCATCGTGCTGTCCGAGGGCCGGCTGCTCAACCTGGGCAACGCGACCGGGCACCCCTCGTTCGTGATGTCCAACAGCTTCGCGAACCAGACGATCGCCCAGATCGAGCTGTTCACGAAGACCGACGCCTACCCGACCGACGTCTATGTGCTGCCCAAGCACCTCGACGAGAAGGTCGCCCGTCTGCACCTGGACGCCCTCGGAGTGAAGCTCACCACGCTCCGCAAGGACCAGGCCGACTACATCGGTGTCCCCGTCGAGGGCCCGTACAAGCCGGACCACTACCGGTACTGA
- a CDS encoding RDD family protein, protein MSELVTGDAVVLGLRPARLPTRALAVFIDLVLAWAVYLAISLALLTAVASLDDAALAAVQVALFLLVLVGVPVAVETLSRGKSVGKLLCGLRVLREDGGPIRFRHALVRGAIGVIEIQLFFGVVACAASLISARGRRLGDVFAGTLVVRERVPEASGAPAPPPPAWLAGSFGELDLSRVPGGLWLAVRQYLMRAGQLDEAVSRSMAEQLAADLVACTGVPAPYGVPAAAYLAGVVAERQAREAHRTFGPQATGAPAGPLPAAQARPLPAAPSAPGASHWAGGDGGSGRPWVPVSGTAAESQPAGEKVPEPPRTTGFVPPS, encoded by the coding sequence GTGAGCGAGCTCGTAACGGGAGATGCCGTCGTACTGGGTCTCCGGCCCGCGCGGCTGCCGACGCGGGCGCTGGCGGTCTTCATCGACCTGGTGCTCGCCTGGGCCGTCTACCTGGCCATCTCACTGGCGCTGCTGACAGCCGTGGCGTCCCTGGACGACGCGGCGCTGGCAGCCGTACAGGTGGCGCTCTTCCTGCTGGTGCTGGTCGGGGTTCCGGTCGCGGTGGAGACCCTGAGCCGGGGGAAGTCCGTCGGCAAGCTGCTGTGCGGTCTGCGGGTGCTGCGGGAGGACGGCGGGCCGATCCGGTTCAGGCACGCGCTGGTGCGTGGGGCGATCGGGGTCATCGAGATCCAGCTGTTCTTCGGCGTCGTGGCCTGTGCCGCGTCGCTGATCTCGGCGCGCGGGCGGCGGCTGGGTGACGTCTTCGCCGGGACCCTCGTCGTGAGGGAGCGGGTGCCCGAGGCGAGCGGTGCGCCCGCGCCGCCTCCTCCGGCCTGGCTGGCGGGCAGCTTCGGGGAGCTGGATCTGTCGCGTGTGCCGGGCGGTCTCTGGCTGGCCGTGCGCCAGTACCTGATGCGTGCGGGGCAGCTGGACGAGGCGGTGAGCCGGTCGATGGCGGAGCAGCTCGCGGCGGACCTCGTCGCGTGCACGGGCGTTCCGGCGCCGTACGGCGTACCTGCGGCGGCATATCTGGCCGGGGTCGTCGCGGAACGGCAGGCGCGGGAGGCGCATCGGACCTTCGGCCCCCAGGCGACCGGGGCACCCGCGGGTCCGCTGCCCGCTGCTCAGGCGCGTCCGCTCCCAGCCGCCCCTTCGGCCCCGGGCGCTTCCCACTGGGCGGGTGGGGATGGCGGGTCCGGTCGTCCGTGGGTGCCGGTCTCGGGCACGGCCGCGGAGAGTCAGCCCGCCGGGGAGAAGGTGCCCGAGCCTCCTCGGACCACGGGGTTCGTGCCGCCTTCGTGA
- a CDS encoding stage II sporulation protein M: MDLDVFVAAHRAEWDRLDQLLRRRRRLSGQEADELVTLYQRTSTHLSQVQSSAPDPALAGSLTSLVARARSAVTGPRKASWRDAAHFFAAGFPAAVYRSRNWWVPAALVSVVIAALIGWWIGTHPDVRSAIAAPDQLREMTKPGGQYESYYSSHPATSFAAQVWTNNAQAAAVCLAFGALLGIPVLWVLFQNMLNLGIGIGLMESAGRLDTFLGLILPHGILELTAVFVAAGTGLRLGWTVIDPGPRSRRVALAAEGRSAIGMAIGLAAVLFVSGVIEGFVTPSGLPTWARVTIGVVSELLFLAYVFVVGGRAARAGETGDVSAEDRPTTVPTAA; this comes from the coding sequence ATGGACCTGGATGTCTTCGTCGCCGCGCACAGGGCGGAATGGGACCGGCTGGACCAACTGCTGCGCCGCCGGCGCCGCCTGTCCGGCCAGGAGGCGGACGAACTCGTCACGCTCTACCAGCGCACCTCAACGCATCTCTCCCAGGTCCAGTCGAGCGCCCCCGACCCCGCGCTCGCCGGAAGCCTCACGTCCCTCGTGGCACGCGCGCGCAGTGCCGTGACGGGTCCGAGGAAGGCCTCGTGGCGCGACGCCGCGCACTTCTTCGCCGCCGGATTCCCCGCCGCCGTGTACCGCAGCCGCAACTGGTGGGTCCCGGCCGCGCTCGTGTCCGTCGTGATCGCCGCCCTCATCGGCTGGTGGATCGGTACGCATCCCGACGTGCGCTCGGCGATCGCCGCCCCGGACCAACTCCGCGAGATGACAAAGCCGGGCGGCCAGTACGAGTCGTACTACTCGAGCCACCCGGCAACGTCCTTCGCGGCCCAGGTGTGGACGAACAACGCCCAAGCCGCCGCGGTCTGCCTGGCGTTCGGCGCGCTGCTCGGCATCCCGGTGCTGTGGGTCCTCTTCCAGAACATGCTCAACCTCGGGATCGGCATCGGCCTGATGGAGTCCGCGGGGCGGCTCGACACCTTCCTCGGCCTCATCCTTCCGCACGGAATCCTCGAACTCACCGCGGTCTTCGTGGCCGCGGGCACGGGCCTGCGACTGGGCTGGACCGTCATCGATCCAGGGCCGCGCAGCCGGCGCGTCGCGCTTGCCGCGGAAGGACGTTCAGCGATCGGCATGGCCATCGGTCTGGCGGCGGTCCTGTTCGTCTCCGGGGTCATCGAAGGCTTCGTGACGCCGTCCGGTCTTCCCACGTGGGCGCGCGTCACGATCGGTGTCGTGAGCGAACTCCTGTTCCTGGCTTACGTATTCGTCGTGGGAGGCCGCGCCGCACGGGCGGGTGAGACAGGGGACGTATCCGCGGAGGACCGGCCGACGACGGTGCCGACAGCCGCCTGA
- a CDS encoding DUF58 domain-containing protein, with protein MALTGRTALGAALGAILVGLLLPSWTGVLAVELPLLIAILYDLALAAPVNQLRFTRSGDTSVRLGEHAYVDVLVANPTRRKSRLQVRDAWPPSSWPEGTAEAASRHRASIAPGEQRLLTTVLHPTRRGDRRSERITVRSSGPLGLAARQGSHSVPWTVRVLPAFNSRKHLPAKLARLRELDGRTSILTRGEGTEFDSLRDYIPGDDTRSIDWRATARQSTVAVRTWRPERDRHILVVLDTGRTSAGRVGDAPRLDTAMDAALLLATLASRAGDRIDLLAYDRAPRATVKGRAAHEVLPAFVSAMAPIEPALVESDTRALASTALRMARHQSLLVLLTGLEASPVENGLLPVLPLLTERHTVLVASIADPRIAEMAGARGDVDAVYEAAAAARTQLERKQTADRLRRHGVVVVDALPTELAPALADAYLSLKSTGRL; from the coding sequence ATGGCACTCACCGGCCGTACAGCCCTCGGCGCCGCCCTCGGCGCCATCCTCGTCGGGCTGCTGCTCCCCAGCTGGACCGGCGTGCTCGCCGTCGAGCTCCCGTTGCTGATTGCGATCCTGTACGACCTCGCCCTCGCGGCGCCAGTGAATCAGCTCCGCTTCACACGTTCCGGTGATACATCAGTTCGGCTCGGCGAACATGCTTACGTGGACGTCCTCGTGGCCAACCCGACGCGACGGAAGTCCCGTCTCCAGGTCCGGGACGCGTGGCCGCCGAGCAGTTGGCCGGAAGGGACAGCGGAGGCCGCAAGCCGCCACCGTGCGAGCATCGCACCCGGTGAACAGCGCCTCCTGACCACGGTGCTTCACCCCACCCGCCGCGGCGACCGGCGCTCCGAGCGCATCACGGTCCGCTCGTCCGGCCCACTGGGTCTGGCCGCCCGCCAAGGAAGCCACTCCGTGCCCTGGACAGTACGCGTCCTCCCCGCCTTCAACAGCCGCAAGCATCTGCCCGCCAAGCTCGCCAGGCTCCGCGAACTCGACGGCCGCACGAGCATCCTCACCCGCGGCGAAGGCACCGAGTTCGACAGCCTCCGCGACTACATCCCCGGAGACGACACCCGATCGATCGACTGGCGTGCGACGGCCCGGCAGTCGACGGTCGCCGTCCGCACATGGCGTCCCGAGCGCGACCGCCACATCCTCGTCGTGCTCGACACGGGCAGGACGTCAGCGGGCCGCGTGGGCGACGCCCCCCGACTGGACACCGCGATGGACGCGGCTCTTCTCCTTGCGACGCTGGCCTCGCGGGCCGGCGACCGGATCGATCTCCTCGCCTACGACCGCGCACCGCGCGCAACGGTCAAGGGACGCGCGGCACATGAGGTCCTGCCCGCCTTCGTGTCGGCCATGGCACCGATCGAACCGGCCCTCGTCGAGTCCGACACCCGTGCTCTGGCATCGACCGCGCTCCGTATGGCACGGCACCAATCGCTACTGGTCCTGCTCACGGGTCTGGAGGCATCCCCCGTCGAGAACGGTCTCCTTCCCGTGCTCCCCCTCCTCACCGAACGGCACACGGTCCTGGTCGCCTCGATCGCCGACCCGCGCATCGCGGAAATGGCGGGAGCGAGAGGCGACGTCGACGCCGTCTACGAAGCCGCAGCGGCAGCACGCACGCAATTGGAGCGCAAGCAGACGGCCGACCGCCTCCGCAGGCACGGCGTCGTCGTTGTCGACGCGCTGCCCACGGAACTCGCACCGGCTCTTGCCGACGCCTACCTCAGTCTCAAGTCAACAGGCCGCCTCTGA
- a CDS encoding AAA family ATPase, whose amino-acid sequence MSAPSSDSARSALEALRLEISKAVVGQDAAVTGLVVALLCRGHVLLEGVPGVAKTLLVRTLAATLELETKRLQFTPDLMPSDVTGSLIYDARTAEFSFQPGPVFTNLLLADEINRTPPKTQASLLEAMEERQVSVDGTPRALPDPFLVAATQNPIEYEGTYPLPEAQLDRFLLKLNLPLPSREDEINVLTRHAEGFDPRNLDTAGVCAVAGPAELEAARKAVAETSIAPEVMGYVVDICRATRESPSFMLGVSPRGATALLASARAWAWLTGRDYVIPDDVKSFALPTLRHRVQLRPEAEMEGVTADSVINAILAHVPVPR is encoded by the coding sequence GTGAGCGCCCCCTCGTCAGACAGCGCCCGCAGCGCCCTCGAAGCCCTGCGGCTTGAGATCTCGAAGGCGGTCGTCGGCCAGGACGCCGCCGTGACCGGACTGGTCGTAGCGCTGCTCTGCCGCGGCCATGTGCTGCTCGAAGGCGTGCCCGGCGTCGCCAAGACACTGCTCGTGCGGACGCTCGCCGCGACCCTCGAACTCGAAACCAAGCGCCTGCAGTTCACCCCCGATCTGATGCCGAGCGACGTCACCGGGTCACTCATCTACGACGCCCGCACCGCTGAGTTCTCGTTCCAGCCCGGGCCCGTCTTCACCAATCTCCTGCTCGCCGACGAGATCAACCGGACACCCCCCAAGACCCAGGCGTCCCTGCTCGAAGCCATGGAGGAACGCCAGGTCTCCGTCGACGGCACCCCACGTGCCCTGCCGGACCCGTTCCTCGTGGCGGCCACCCAGAACCCGATCGAGTACGAGGGCACCTACCCCCTGCCGGAAGCCCAGCTGGACCGCTTCCTGCTCAAGCTGAACCTGCCACTGCCCTCACGAGAGGACGAGATCAACGTCCTGACCAGGCACGCCGAAGGGTTCGACCCGAGGAACCTCGACACGGCCGGCGTCTGCGCCGTCGCGGGACCGGCCGAGCTCGAGGCGGCGCGGAAAGCCGTCGCTGAGACCTCGATCGCGCCCGAGGTCATGGGCTACGTCGTCGATATCTGCCGTGCCACTCGTGAATCCCCCTCATTCATGCTCGGCGTCTCTCCCCGCGGTGCCACCGCTCTACTCGCCAGCGCCCGCGCCTGGGCCTGGCTCACGGGCCGCGACTATGTGATCCCCGACGACGTCAAATCCTTCGCCCTGCCGACCCTTCGCCACCGCGTACAACTCCGCCCTGAAGCGGAGATGGAAGGCGTCACAGCGGACAGCGTGATCAACGCGATCCTTGCCCATGTCCCCGTCCCCCGTTGA
- a CDS encoding DUF4350 domain-containing protein, translating into MSAPSGTSVSPTARQLWTRARGLLLAAAILAMTGVAIAAVRSGDEYGLLDPRSTAANGSKAIAQLLKARGVDIKIVTTAAGAEKAAGPGTTVLVSDPEALSRRQKADLRGALGQGGRTVLIAPGPSPTKALVRGAKAAAPADTQRTPPDCDFPAAERAGDAEIGGLRYAVSDDRADLCYLHQGLPSLLRIPDKPDGDSKRARTQGDTVLLGTPQPLYNQRLDKHGNASLMLQLLGSRPHLVWYLPSSADASAPQGGQRSFLDLAPEGWTWATLQLSIAAVLAALWRVRRLGPLVPEQLPVSVRASETTEGRARLYRQANARDRAADALRSATRARLASLVGVSPAEADSPQALIPTLSTKAHPGAHAEAAAAAGADFSGNARLHSLLFGAAPATDADLVQLADELDHLERRLSDAASVTRLPTEKERTQ; encoded by the coding sequence TTGAGCGCACCGTCCGGCACATCTGTCTCCCCCACCGCCCGGCAACTGTGGACCCGCGCCCGGGGTCTCCTGCTCGCCGCGGCGATTCTGGCCATGACCGGGGTGGCCATCGCCGCAGTGCGCTCCGGCGACGAGTACGGGCTTCTCGATCCTCGTTCCACAGCCGCCAACGGGAGCAAGGCCATCGCGCAGCTCCTCAAGGCACGGGGCGTCGACATCAAGATCGTCACGACCGCCGCCGGGGCCGAGAAGGCGGCGGGCCCAGGTACGACCGTCCTCGTCAGCGACCCCGAGGCCCTCAGCCGACGCCAGAAGGCGGATCTGCGAGGAGCGTTGGGGCAAGGCGGCCGGACCGTCCTCATCGCTCCCGGCCCCTCCCCGACCAAGGCCCTCGTCCGCGGAGCGAAGGCAGCGGCGCCGGCGGACACGCAGCGCACACCGCCGGACTGCGACTTCCCCGCAGCCGAACGGGCGGGCGACGCCGAAATCGGCGGACTCCGCTACGCCGTCTCCGACGACCGGGCCGACCTCTGCTATCTGCACCAGGGCCTGCCCTCCCTGCTGAGGATCCCGGACAAGCCGGACGGCGACAGCAAGCGCGCCCGCACGCAGGGCGACACCGTGCTGCTCGGAACTCCCCAACCGCTCTACAACCAGCGACTCGACAAGCACGGCAACGCCTCCCTGATGCTCCAGTTGCTCGGCTCCCGCCCGCATCTCGTCTGGTACCTCCCTTCCTCCGCCGATGCCTCCGCTCCCCAGGGCGGGCAGCGCAGCTTCCTCGACCTCGCGCCCGAGGGCTGGACCTGGGCCACCCTCCAGCTGTCGATCGCCGCCGTACTCGCCGCACTGTGGCGTGTACGCCGTCTTGGGCCCCTCGTGCCCGAGCAACTCCCTGTCTCCGTACGTGCGTCCGAAACCACCGAGGGCAGAGCTCGCCTGTACCGGCAGGCCAACGCACGCGACCGCGCCGCGGACGCCCTGCGCTCCGCCACCCGCGCGCGCCTCGCCTCGCTGGTCGGCGTCAGTCCCGCAGAGGCCGACTCTCCGCAGGCTCTGATCCCCACCCTCTCGACGAAGGCGCACCCCGGCGCCCACGCCGAAGCGGCTGCCGCCGCCGGAGCGGACTTCAGTGGGAACGCACGCCTTCACTCCCTTCTGTTCGGCGCAGCCCCGGCCACCGACGCGGACCTGGTCCAGCTCGCCGACGAACTCGACCACCTCGAACGGCGGCTCAGCGACGCCGCTTCCGTCACCCGTCTACCGACAGAGAAGGAACGCACCCAGTGA
- a CDS encoding DUF4129 domain-containing protein: protein MPGDVATAASAMAVGLHPAALTEGGGPPVTTPRVPAREAAERELSKGEYHTNEPGLLNRILDWLWDHISSLLNSAAQASPGGWVGLTVIVLLLVLLAVALRLRLGALRPGPASEGGTLFDKGPRSAAQHRAAAETHASAARWNQALQERMRAIVRSLEERALLDHRPGRTADEAAVEAGKALPAHAEELRSAARAFDEVTYANRDVDSSAYGAVRELDSALQRAEPLLPGAGQERAAGPLATQGAPGTGTSTPDGGSS from the coding sequence ATGCCGGGGGATGTGGCGACCGCGGCATCGGCAATGGCAGTCGGCCTGCACCCCGCGGCCCTCACCGAGGGTGGCGGTCCGCCCGTGACCACCCCGCGCGTCCCCGCGCGCGAAGCCGCCGAGCGAGAGCTGTCGAAGGGCGAGTACCACACGAACGAACCCGGTCTGCTCAACCGCATCCTCGACTGGCTGTGGGACCACATCAGTTCGCTGCTGAACTCGGCGGCGCAGGCGTCACCTGGCGGCTGGGTGGGCCTCACCGTGATCGTCCTGCTGCTGGTGCTGCTGGCCGTCGCCCTGCGGCTGAGGCTGGGCGCACTCCGCCCGGGGCCCGCGTCCGAGGGCGGAACCCTCTTCGACAAGGGCCCCCGCAGCGCGGCCCAACACCGCGCGGCAGCGGAGACACACGCTTCCGCCGCACGGTGGAACCAGGCGCTCCAGGAACGGATGCGGGCCATAGTCCGGTCCCTCGAGGAACGCGCCCTGCTCGACCACCGCCCTGGCCGCACCGCGGACGAGGCCGCAGTCGAGGCCGGCAAGGCACTTCCCGCACACGCGGAGGAACTGCGCTCCGCCGCACGGGCCTTCGACGAGGTGACGTACGCGAACAGGGACGTGGACTCCTCCGCATACGGGGCCGTGCGCGAACTCGACTCGGCCCTGCAGCGTGCGGAGCCTCTCCTCCCGGGCGCCGGCCAGGAACGGGCCGCGGGCCCCCTCGCAACGCAAGGCGCACCCGGCACGGGCACCTCCACGCCGGACGGAGGCAGCAGTTGA